A single window of Microbispora hainanensis DNA harbors:
- a CDS encoding ATP-dependent Clp protease proteolytic subunit codes for MSELIRPGDINGRYVLPSFVERTSYGVKEMNPYNKLFEDRIIFLGVQIDDASANDVMAQLLTLESLDPDRDISMYINSPGGSFTAMTAIYDTMQFVRPEIQTVCLGQAASAAAVLLAGGTPGKRFALPNARVLIHQPYTEGGGQGSDIEIQAREILRMRSLLEEIVAKHSGKSADEVRKDIERDKILSAEEAKAYGLVDDIIPSRKKRAAAVAAS; via the coding sequence ATGAGTGAGCTGATCCGGCCGGGTGACATCAACGGCCGCTACGTCCTTCCCTCCTTCGTCGAGCGCACGTCGTACGGCGTCAAGGAGATGAACCCCTACAACAAGCTGTTCGAGGACCGCATCATCTTCCTCGGCGTCCAGATCGACGACGCTTCGGCGAACGACGTGATGGCGCAGCTGCTGACGCTGGAGTCGCTCGACCCGGATCGCGACATCAGCATGTACATCAACTCGCCGGGTGGCTCGTTCACCGCGATGACCGCGATCTACGACACCATGCAGTTCGTCCGGCCCGAGATCCAGACGGTCTGCCTTGGGCAGGCGGCCTCGGCCGCCGCGGTCCTGCTGGCCGGCGGCACCCCGGGCAAGCGGTTCGCCCTGCCCAACGCCCGCGTTCTGATCCACCAGCCCTACACCGAGGGCGGCGGCCAGGGCAGCGACATCGAGATCCAGGCTCGTGAGATCCTGCGGATGCGGTCGCTGCTCGAGGAGATCGTGGCCAAGCACTCGGGCAAGTCGGCCGACGAGGTCCGCAAGGACATCGAGCGTGACAAGATCCTCAGCGCCGAGGAGGCGAAGGCGTACGGGCTGGTGGACGACATCATCCCGTCGCGGAAGAAGCGCGCGGCGGCGGTCGCCGCTTCCTGA
- a CDS encoding ClpP family protease, whose product MTSPPTFFPTGGSGFEARSPEGGPSRLEDQLYQRLLRERIVVLGTQVNDEVANRLAAELLLLAADDPERDIWMYINSPGGSVTAGMAIYDMMEYVPNDVCTVAMGLAASMGQFLLCAGARGKRYALPHARIMMHQPSGGIGGTAADIAIQAEQMLYVKKTLAERIAFHTGQPLEQIERDSDRDRWFTAEEAKDYGFIDHVVRSARQVPSEGAVS is encoded by the coding sequence GTGACCAGCCCGCCGACCTTCTTCCCGACCGGTGGTTCCGGCTTCGAGGCCCGGAGCCCGGAGGGTGGCCCCTCCCGCCTCGAGGACCAGCTCTACCAGCGCCTGCTGCGCGAGCGGATCGTGGTGCTCGGCACCCAGGTCAACGACGAGGTGGCCAACCGGCTGGCCGCTGAGCTCCTGCTCCTCGCCGCCGATGACCCCGAGCGCGACATCTGGATGTACATCAACTCCCCCGGTGGCTCGGTGACCGCCGGCATGGCGATTTACGACATGATGGAGTACGTGCCGAACGACGTGTGCACGGTCGCCATGGGACTGGCCGCCTCCATGGGGCAGTTCCTGCTGTGCGCCGGCGCCCGTGGCAAGCGATACGCGCTTCCGCACGCCCGGATCATGATGCACCAGCCGTCGGGCGGCATCGGCGGCACCGCGGCCGACATCGCGATCCAGGCCGAGCAGATGCTCTACGTGAAGAAGACTCTCGCGGAGCGGATCGCCTTCCACACCGGCCAGCCGCTCGAGCAGATCGAGCGCGACTCCGACCGGGACCGCTGGTTCACGGCCGAGGAGGCCAAGGACTACGGCTTCATCGACCACGTGGTGCGCAGCGCCCGCCAGGTGCCCTCCGAGGGCGCCGTCTCGTGA
- the tig gene encoding trigger factor, which produces MKTAVEELSPTRVKLTVEVPFKELEPSLQAAYKKVAQQVRVPGFRPGKVPARIIEQRFGRAVVLEETLNDALPKLYGQAVDETEVFPVSQPEIEVTKIEDGEQVEFTAEVDIRPAFDVPDYQGTEVVVDPAEVTDEDITTQLEALRQRFATLTGVERPAQNGDYVVMDLRAEIDGRNLDEQQAADVSYEVGAGSVLEGLDDALQGMAAGDEKTFRTTLVGGENAGEEADVIINVKSVKEKVLPELDDEFAQLASEFDTLDELKDSIRQQVRRNKLVEQVVQSREKALDALLEKIDIPLPESALQAEIDARKHNLEHQVAESGLSREAYLRLQQTTEEELFAEYEATSAKALKSGFVLDKIVKAEEIGVSEQELTDFVVRRAMQMGVAPNTLAQHLADNNQLPLAMMEIVREKAKTLIGDAAKVTDTAGNEVDIKAIYAELNPEQEAVGVEEAGAGEPSDEAKES; this is translated from the coding sequence GTGAAGACCGCTGTCGAGGAGCTCAGCCCTACCCGGGTCAAGCTCACCGTCGAGGTGCCGTTCAAGGAGCTCGAGCCGAGCCTGCAGGCCGCGTACAAGAAGGTCGCGCAGCAGGTGCGCGTGCCCGGCTTCCGTCCTGGCAAGGTGCCGGCCCGGATCATCGAGCAGCGCTTCGGCCGCGCGGTGGTTCTCGAGGAGACCCTGAACGACGCCCTGCCCAAGCTGTACGGCCAGGCCGTTGACGAGACCGAGGTCTTCCCGGTCAGCCAGCCCGAGATCGAGGTCACCAAGATCGAGGACGGCGAGCAGGTCGAGTTCACCGCCGAGGTGGACATCCGCCCCGCCTTCGATGTCCCGGACTACCAGGGCACCGAGGTCGTGGTCGACCCCGCCGAGGTGACCGACGAGGACATCACCACCCAGCTCGAGGCCCTGCGCCAGCGCTTCGCGACGCTGACCGGCGTCGAGCGCCCGGCCCAGAACGGCGACTACGTCGTCATGGACCTGCGTGCCGAGATCGACGGCCGCAACCTCGACGAGCAGCAGGCCGCCGACGTGTCGTACGAGGTCGGCGCGGGCTCGGTCCTGGAGGGCCTGGACGACGCCCTGCAGGGCATGGCCGCCGGCGACGAGAAGACCTTCCGCACCACGCTCGTCGGTGGTGAGAACGCCGGCGAGGAGGCCGACGTGATCATCAACGTCAAGTCGGTCAAGGAGAAGGTCCTGCCCGAGCTGGACGACGAGTTCGCGCAGCTCGCCAGCGAGTTCGACACGCTCGACGAGCTCAAGGACAGCATCCGCCAGCAGGTTCGCCGCAACAAGCTGGTGGAGCAGGTCGTGCAGAGCCGCGAGAAGGCGCTCGACGCGCTGCTCGAGAAGATCGACATCCCGCTGCCCGAGAGCGCGCTCCAGGCGGAGATCGACGCGCGCAAGCACAACCTCGAGCACCAGGTCGCCGAGAGCGGTCTGAGCCGCGAGGCGTACCTGCGCCTCCAGCAGACCACCGAGGAGGAGCTGTTCGCCGAGTACGAGGCGACCTCGGCCAAGGCGCTGAAGTCCGGCTTCGTCCTCGACAAGATCGTCAAGGCCGAGGAGATCGGCGTCAGCGAGCAGGAGCTGACCGACTTCGTGGTGCGTCGCGCCATGCAGATGGGCGTCGCGCCGAACACGCTGGCCCAGCACCTCGCCGACAACAACCAGCTCCCGCTGGCGATGATGGAGATCGTGCGCGAGAAGGCCAAGACCCTCATCGGCGACGCGGCCAAGGTGACCGACACGGCCGGCAACGAGGTGGACATCAAGGCCATCTACGCCGAGCTCAACCCTGAGCAGGAGGCCGTGGGCGTCGAGGAGGCGGGCGCCGGGGAGCCCTCCGACGAGGCCAAGGAAAGCTGA
- a CDS encoding helix-turn-helix domain-containing protein: MIQIQAGSGPTALRILLGSQLRKLRESKGISRDQAGQCIRASESKISRMELGRVGFKERDVADLLALYGVEDEETRDVVMNLVERANEPGWWHRFNDLLPSWFQAYVGLEEAAERIRTYEVQFVPGLLQTKEYARAVIMAGAVGAAPEEIARRVDLRLERQRILDGENSPKFWAVIDEAALRRPIGGVDVMRGQIQHLIDLMNQPNVTIQVIPFSYGGHAAEGGAFSILRFADPDLPDIVYVEQLASALYLDKREEVDRYSEVMERLCAVSTTPTETVDLLRQIMADL, translated from the coding sequence GTGATACAGATCCAGGCTGGATCGGGTCCGACGGCCCTGCGCATCCTTCTCGGGTCCCAGCTCCGCAAGCTCCGTGAGAGCAAGGGCATCAGCCGCGACCAGGCCGGCCAGTGCATCAGGGCCTCCGAGTCGAAGATCAGCCGGATGGAGCTGGGCCGGGTCGGATTCAAGGAACGCGACGTTGCCGACCTTCTCGCCCTTTACGGGGTGGAGGACGAGGAGACGCGCGATGTCGTGATGAACCTGGTCGAGCGGGCCAACGAGCCCGGCTGGTGGCACCGGTTCAACGACCTGCTGCCGTCGTGGTTCCAGGCGTACGTCGGCCTGGAGGAGGCCGCCGAGCGCATCCGCACCTACGAGGTGCAGTTCGTTCCCGGTCTGCTGCAGACAAAGGAGTACGCGCGGGCCGTCATCATGGCCGGCGCGGTCGGAGCGGCGCCGGAGGAGATCGCCAGGCGGGTCGACCTGCGGCTGGAACGCCAGCGCATCCTCGACGGTGAGAACAGTCCCAAGTTCTGGGCCGTGATCGACGAGGCGGCGCTGCGCCGGCCGATCGGCGGTGTCGACGTGATGCGGGGTCAGATCCAGCACCTCATCGACCTGATGAACCAGCCGAACGTGACGATCCAGGTCATTCCGTTCAGCTATGGCGGACACGCCGCAGAGGGCGGTGCCTTCAGCATCCTCCGGTTCGCGGATCCCGACTTGCCCGACATCGTGTATGTCGAGCAGCTCGCCAGTGCGCTCTACCTGGACAAACGGGAAGAGGTCGACCGCTACAGCGAGGTCATGGAACGCCTCTGCGCGGTCAGCACCACCCCTACGGAGACGGTGGACCTGTTGCGGCAGATCATGGCAGACCTCTGA
- a CDS encoding ATP-binding protein: MSDEPKPGGQLTRDVGFGWFRRAAGASDTAMCPLAPQADSVKTARDVTRTTLRQWGLSELSDDAALVVSELVTNAVRYALYPAHRAIACPITLTLLRIAPHVLLAVSDPSDQAPSPTQPDFVSEHGRGLYIVETYSQAWGWDALDEGGKAVWALFRTGD, encoded by the coding sequence ATGTCGGACGAGCCCAAACCCGGCGGCCAGCTGACCCGTGACGTGGGATTCGGCTGGTTCCGGAGGGCGGCAGGGGCGTCCGATACGGCGATGTGCCCCCTGGCACCACAGGCAGACTCGGTCAAGACCGCGCGTGATGTCACACGTACGACCCTGCGCCAGTGGGGCCTGTCGGAACTGAGTGACGACGCGGCACTGGTCGTGAGCGAACTGGTGACGAACGCGGTCCGTTACGCGCTGTATCCGGCGCACCGAGCCATCGCCTGCCCTATAACACTGACGCTCCTGCGCATCGCCCCGCACGTGTTGCTCGCCGTCTCGGATCCCAGCGACCAGGCGCCGTCGCCCACGCAACCCGACTTCGTCTCCGAGCACGGACGCGGCCTCTACATCGTCGAGACCTACAGCCAGGCATGGGGCTGGGACGCACTCGACGAGGGCGGCAAGGCAGTCTGGGCCCTCTTCCGCACCGGCGACTGA
- a CDS encoding DUF3626 domain-containing protein, which translates to MSADTSISPQERALRHVEAMSSGDPLDIRLRVTLNFHPDRSASGREILLGLADEGVYVSQFVTGTSNGGLTAHPGGDRWRWESRIFGGAYDNAPARERPVYGALNFRRRSVGAAPRFGSAHFRLTAETLRRTTFCYPDSFFEPSAFGVASRMALIEPAEAGDADLLDDYIEAQVHGPVRLDRDVEALVLDPSYRGTSVEAAARRLPCPVEWHRGFRLTVEHLRRHPDYRGQEYVALGAEIAVGGVLDPRIIGDAARSGRYDAQALKKVWYCVARFGAPLPPAGETPAPVAACCPYGPEGG; encoded by the coding sequence GTGAGCGCGGACACGTCCATATCGCCACAGGAGCGCGCCCTCCGCCATGTCGAGGCCATGTCGTCGGGAGACCCGCTCGATATCCGGTTGCGTGTGACCCTCAACTTCCACCCCGACCGCTCGGCCAGCGGCCGGGAGATCCTGCTCGGGCTGGCGGACGAGGGCGTCTACGTGTCGCAGTTCGTCACCGGAACGAGCAACGGGGGACTCACCGCTCATCCGGGTGGTGACCGGTGGCGCTGGGAGAGCAGGATCTTCGGTGGCGCCTACGACAACGCGCCCGCGCGGGAGCGCCCCGTCTATGGCGCGCTGAACTTCCGGCGCAGGTCCGTCGGCGCCGCGCCGCGGTTCGGATCCGCTCACTTCCGGCTGACGGCCGAGACTCTTCGCCGCACGACCTTCTGTTATCCGGACAGCTTCTTCGAACCCTCGGCTTTCGGTGTCGCGTCCCGCATGGCGCTGATCGAGCCGGCCGAGGCCGGCGACGCGGACCTCCTGGACGACTACATCGAAGCTCAGGTGCACGGGCCGGTCAGGCTCGACCGGGACGTGGAGGCCCTGGTCCTCGATCCCAGCTATCGCGGGACCTCTGTGGAGGCCGCTGCCCGCCGGTTGCCGTGCCCGGTGGAATGGCATCGCGGGTTCCGCCTCACCGTCGAGCATCTGCGGCGCCACCCTGACTACCGGGGCCAGGAGTACGTGGCGCTCGGCGCGGAGATCGCGGTCGGCGGCGTGCTCGATCCGCGGATCATCGGAGACGCCGCCCGCAGCGGGCGCTACGACGCGCAGGCGCTGAAGAAGGTCTGGTATTGCGTGGCGCGCTTCGGCGCGCCTCTGCCCCCGGCCGGCGAAACTCCTGCCCCGGTCGCCGCCTGCTGTCCGTACGGACCGGAAGGCGGCTGA
- a CDS encoding enoyl-CoA hydratase, whose translation MGDLVLVDRPSEAVAVVTLNRPRKYNAISKALLDEFQDTLGRLAQEPCLRAMVLTGADPAFCAGLDLGELEAGVKIGHPDSILPLRNFPVPVIGAINGVAVTGGLEFALACDFRIASERARFADTHTRVGIVPSWGMTARLSQAVGQSWARQMTFTGDFVDAPLALRIGLVNEVVAHDRLLPRAVELAQSIATTTPETLRRIREIYDLLRDGTGADGLRAELETGRDGLAITSPEDFAARRRAVFDRGRTQAR comes from the coding sequence ATGGGCGACCTCGTCCTCGTCGACCGGCCATCCGAGGCCGTCGCGGTCGTGACGCTTAACCGTCCGCGCAAGTACAACGCGATCTCCAAGGCGCTGCTCGACGAGTTCCAGGACACGCTCGGGCGGCTCGCGCAGGAGCCCTGCCTGCGCGCGATGGTCCTCACCGGGGCCGACCCCGCCTTCTGCGCGGGACTGGACCTCGGGGAGCTGGAAGCGGGGGTGAAGATCGGCCACCCCGACTCCATCCTCCCGCTGCGGAACTTCCCGGTGCCAGTCATCGGCGCGATCAACGGCGTGGCGGTGACCGGCGGCCTGGAGTTCGCGCTCGCCTGCGACTTCAGGATCGCCAGCGAACGGGCGCGGTTCGCCGACACCCACACCCGCGTCGGCATCGTGCCCTCCTGGGGCATGACGGCCAGGCTCAGCCAGGCCGTCGGGCAGTCCTGGGCGCGGCAGATGACGTTCACGGGGGACTTCGTGGACGCTCCCCTGGCACTGCGCATCGGCCTGGTGAACGAGGTCGTCGCGCACGACCGGCTGCTGCCCCGGGCGGTCGAGCTCGCGCAGAGCATCGCGACGACGACGCCGGAGACGCTGCGCAGGATCCGGGAGATCTACGACCTCCTGCGCGACGGCACCGGCGCCGACGGCCTGCGGGCCGAGCTGGAGACCGGCCGGGACGGGCTCGCCATCACCAGCCCCGAGGACTTCGCCGCCCGCAGGCGGGCCGTCTTCGACCGGGGCCGGACACAGGCCCGCTGA
- a CDS encoding VOC family protein, giving the protein MTAQLDHTIVHSSDRFASARFLTGLLGEPEPGAYGPFATVPLGNGVTIDYADSIVDRDRIVMQHLAFLVSEDEFDDIFSRIAERGLPYWGGPEHQEPQQINHRHHGRGVYVDDPDGHSIEFLTHPYVKEE; this is encoded by the coding sequence GTGACCGCTCAACTGGACCACACGATCGTGCACAGCAGCGACCGCTTCGCGTCCGCCCGGTTCCTGACCGGGCTGCTCGGCGAGCCCGAGCCCGGCGCGTACGGGCCGTTCGCCACGGTCCCGCTCGGCAACGGCGTGACGATCGACTACGCCGACTCGATCGTCGACCGGGACAGGATCGTCATGCAGCACCTGGCGTTCCTCGTCTCCGAGGACGAGTTCGACGACATCTTCTCCCGCATCGCCGAGCGGGGCCTGCCCTACTGGGGAGGCCCCGAGCACCAGGAGCCGCAGCAGATCAACCACCGGCACCACGGCCGCGGGGTGTACGTGGACGACCCCGACGGCCACTCCATCGAGTTCCTCACCCACCCGTACGTCAAGGAGGAGTGA
- a CDS encoding DUF2087 domain-containing protein: MIDKHISRVLGLLGQDDTLRVLAGLVLRPGEPLDKVTGLDPDVVGKALDRLERGGLAVRDEDGWRARPETFRDLLRTIPSAPADPMDAFLVDGRLVSIPSKRAKRLMVLDYIAQVFEIGVRYPEKEVDVALRAFHDDYAALRRYLVDEGFLTREANVYWRSGGTV, encoded by the coding sequence GTGATCGACAAGCACATCTCCCGCGTGCTCGGACTCCTCGGGCAGGACGACACACTGCGTGTCCTGGCCGGGCTGGTCCTGCGTCCCGGTGAGCCGCTCGACAAGGTCACCGGGCTCGACCCCGACGTGGTGGGCAAGGCCCTGGACCGGCTGGAGCGGGGCGGCCTCGCCGTACGGGACGAGGACGGCTGGCGGGCACGGCCCGAGACCTTCCGCGACCTGCTGCGCACGATCCCCTCCGCGCCGGCGGACCCGATGGATGCGTTCCTGGTGGACGGGCGGCTCGTCTCGATCCCATCGAAGAGAGCCAAACGCCTGATGGTGCTCGACTACATCGCCCAGGTGTTCGAGATCGGCGTGCGCTATCCGGAGAAGGAGGTCGACGTGGCGCTGCGCGCGTTCCATGACGACTACGCCGCGCTGCGCCGTTATCTGGTGGACGAGGGGTTCCTCACCCGGGAGGCCAACGTCTACTGGCGCTCGGGGGGAACCGTCTGA
- a CDS encoding TrpB-like pyridoxal phosphate-dependent enzyme: MGEPTRVLLDESRIPRNWYNVVPDLPTPPPPVLHPATLQPVGPDDLAPLFPSALIEQEVSGERFVPVPDGVLDVYRLWRPTPLIRARRLERALGTPARIYYKYEGGSPSGSHKPNTAVPQAYYNAREGVRRLTTETGAGQWGSALAFACAQYGLDCEVWMVRASYDQKPYRRTLMKIYGATLHASPSAVTTAGSRILAEDPHCTGSLGIAISEAVEVAGQHDDTRYALGSVLNHVLLHQTVIGEEALEQLAVLGETPDVVIGCTGGGSNFAGLAFPFLREKLAGRMNPVLRGVEPAACPSLTRGSYAYDFGDTAGFTPLMKMHTLGHTFVPDPIHAGGLRYHGMSPLLSHVYELGLVEAVAVTQTDCFDAGIRFARAEGIVPAPEPSHAVAATIAEALRCAESGEEKVIVMSLCGHGHFDLPAYESRLAGRLEDFTLPQERIDAALAHLPAV; this comes from the coding sequence ATGGGCGAGCCGACCAGGGTCCTTCTCGACGAGTCGCGGATTCCGCGGAACTGGTACAACGTCGTCCCCGACCTGCCGACGCCGCCCCCGCCGGTGCTGCACCCCGCGACGCTGCAGCCGGTCGGCCCCGACGATCTCGCCCCGCTCTTCCCCTCGGCGCTGATCGAGCAGGAGGTGTCGGGTGAGCGGTTCGTCCCCGTCCCCGACGGCGTCCTCGACGTCTATCGCCTCTGGCGGCCGACACCGCTCATCCGCGCCCGGCGCCTTGAGCGTGCCCTCGGCACACCGGCGCGGATCTACTACAAGTACGAGGGCGGCAGCCCGTCGGGCTCGCACAAGCCCAACACCGCGGTCCCCCAGGCGTACTACAACGCGCGGGAGGGCGTGCGGAGGCTGACCACCGAGACCGGCGCGGGCCAGTGGGGCTCCGCCCTGGCGTTCGCCTGCGCCCAGTACGGCCTCGACTGCGAGGTCTGGATGGTCCGGGCGTCGTACGACCAGAAGCCCTACCGGCGCACGCTGATGAAGATCTACGGCGCGACCCTGCACGCCAGCCCGTCGGCGGTGACCACGGCGGGCAGCAGGATCCTGGCGGAGGACCCCCACTGCACGGGGTCGCTGGGCATCGCCATCAGCGAGGCGGTCGAGGTCGCCGGTCAGCATGACGACACGCGATACGCCCTGGGCTCGGTGCTCAACCACGTCCTGCTGCACCAGACCGTCATCGGCGAGGAGGCGCTGGAGCAGCTCGCCGTCCTCGGCGAGACCCCGGACGTGGTGATCGGCTGCACCGGCGGCGGCTCCAACTTCGCCGGGCTGGCCTTCCCGTTCCTGCGCGAGAAGCTCGCCGGGCGCATGAACCCCGTGCTGCGCGGCGTCGAGCCCGCCGCCTGCCCGTCCCTGACCCGGGGCTCCTACGCGTACGACTTCGGGGACACGGCGGGGTTCACGCCGCTGATGAAGATGCACACGCTGGGGCACACGTTCGTGCCCGACCCGATCCACGCCGGCGGGCTGCGCTATCACGGCATGTCGCCGCTGCTCTCGCACGTTTACGAGCTGGGCCTGGTGGAGGCCGTGGCCGTCACGCAGACCGACTGCTTCGACGCGGGGATCCGCTTCGCCAGGGCCGAGGGGATCGTGCCGGCGCCCGAGCCCTCCCACGCGGTGGCCGCGACGATCGCGGAGGCGCTGCGGTGCGCGGAGTCGGGCGAGGAGAAGGTCATCGTGATGTCCCTGTGCGGGCACGGCCACTTCGACCTGCCCGCCTACGAGAGCCGTCTCGCCGGGCGACTGGAGGATTTCACGCTCCCGCAGGAGCGGATCGACGCGGCCCTCGCGCACCTGCCCGCCGTCTGA
- a CDS encoding ATP-binding SpoIIE family protein phosphatase: MNRNCVIKDPAPGNRAQWRRSSAASAHERLAFLNEASRRIGSTLDLSETSRELVDMAVPRFADAAAVMVQDRLVADGELSSRPVDGTTLVRRVALAVAGADPDSWVKTFPVGESMVYPAILPQAQCMAVGKPLMYPALDKESARLIGASMDREEAVASLLTDSSFLAVPLRARGRVLGCVIFTRHPGTRSFEEQDVVVAEDLAARTAVCIDNARLYTRERRTALTLQSSLLPVELPQALGMDIATRYLPASDLMGVGGDWYDVIALPGCRTALVVGDVMGHGTRAAATMGQLRTAARTLASLDLPPDEVLFRLNLMSQDLDPSQIATCIYAVYDPVTRNCALARAGHVPPILLHPDRSTEIIDLPAGLPLGIGSDPLESREMVLPPGSVLALYTDGLVESRERDLDAGIMGLRRLLAGPVEDLEDMCDVIISSQRSGHERDDIALMVARVRDLDPDEVATCPLPSDPRFVSHARRFVRSTLQRWGLSGLVDSTQLIVSELVTNALKHGWPPIELRLLRGRTLVVEVVDGSPAAPAPRTATPDEDTGRGLQLIKRFAYRWGTRPTPYGKIVWVEQHLP; encoded by the coding sequence TTGAACCGGAACTGCGTCATCAAGGACCCCGCCCCGGGCAACCGGGCGCAGTGGCGCCGCAGCAGCGCCGCGTCCGCGCACGAGCGGCTGGCCTTCCTGAACGAGGCGAGCCGGCGGATCGGCAGCACGCTCGACCTGTCCGAGACGAGCCGGGAGCTCGTCGACATGGCCGTCCCCCGCTTCGCCGACGCGGCGGCGGTGATGGTGCAGGACCGCCTCGTGGCGGACGGCGAGCTGTCGTCCCGGCCGGTGGACGGCACCACGCTCGTACGCAGGGTCGCCCTGGCCGTGGCGGGCGCGGATCCGGACTCCTGGGTGAAGACCTTCCCCGTGGGCGAGTCGATGGTCTATCCGGCGATCCTTCCGCAGGCCCAGTGCATGGCCGTCGGCAAACCGCTCATGTATCCGGCGCTCGACAAGGAGAGCGCCCGGCTGATCGGCGCCAGCATGGACCGGGAGGAGGCGGTCGCCTCGCTCCTGACCGACTCGTCGTTCCTCGCGGTGCCGCTGCGGGCGCGGGGGCGGGTGCTCGGCTGCGTGATCTTCACCAGGCATCCGGGAACGCGGTCGTTCGAGGAGCAGGACGTGGTGGTGGCCGAGGACCTGGCCGCCCGCACCGCCGTGTGCATCGACAACGCCCGGCTCTACACCAGGGAGCGCAGGACCGCGCTGACCCTGCAGAGCAGCCTGCTGCCCGTCGAACTGCCGCAGGCGCTCGGCATGGACATCGCCACCCGTTATCTGCCGGCCAGCGACCTGATGGGCGTCGGGGGTGACTGGTATGACGTCATCGCCCTGCCCGGGTGCCGTACGGCCCTGGTGGTGGGCGACGTCATGGGCCACGGCACCAGGGCCGCGGCGACGATGGGCCAGCTGCGCACGGCCGCGCGTACGCTCGCGAGCCTCGACCTGCCGCCCGACGAGGTGCTGTTCCGGCTCAACCTGATGAGCCAGGACCTCGACCCCAGCCAGATCGCGACGTGCATCTACGCCGTCTATGACCCGGTGACACGCAACTGCGCGCTCGCCCGGGCCGGCCATGTGCCGCCGATCCTCCTGCACCCCGACCGGTCGACCGAGATCATCGACCTGCCCGCGGGCCTGCCTCTCGGCATCGGCAGCGACCCGCTGGAGTCGCGCGAGATGGTCCTGCCGCCCGGGAGCGTGCTCGCCCTCTACACCGACGGCCTCGTGGAGAGCCGGGAGCGGGACCTCGACGCCGGGATCATGGGGCTGCGCCGTCTGCTCGCCGGTCCGGTCGAGGACCTGGAGGACATGTGCGACGTGATCATCAGCAGCCAGCGGTCGGGGCATGAACGTGACGACATCGCCCTGATGGTGGCCCGGGTGCGCGACCTCGACCCGGACGAGGTGGCGACCTGCCCGCTGCCGTCCGACCCGCGGTTCGTGTCGCACGCCCGCCGCTTCGTCCGCAGCACCCTGCAGAGGTGGGGGCTGAGCGGCCTGGTGGACAGCACCCAGCTCATCGTGAGCGAGCTGGTCACCAACGCGCTCAAACACGGCTGGCCGCCGATCGAGCTGCGTCTGCTGCGCGGCCGCACGCTGGTGGTCGAGGTCGTCGACGGCTCCCCCGCCGCTCCCGCCCCGCGCACGGCCACCCCCGACGAGGACACCGGCCGCGGTCTGCAGCTCATCAAGCGGTTCGCGTACCGGTGGGGCACCCGGCCCACTCCGTACGGAAAGATCGTCTGGGTGGAGCAGCACCTCCCTTGA
- a CDS encoding TIGR03086 family metal-binding protein, with protein MIDIRDAYRRALDGFGARLHLVRRGQWELPTPCVDWDVRGLVNHVVAENLWAPELLSGRTVAEVGDAFEGDVLGDDPVKAFEASAQGAVQAVYAEGALTSVAHLSFGDVLGEEYITELFADALIHTWDLARAIGGPERLDPELVASCSEWFEKAREDYREAGVFGDEQGVPADADQQTHLLAAWGRNP; from the coding sequence ATGATCGACATCCGTGACGCGTACCGCAGGGCGCTGGATGGCTTCGGGGCCCGTCTCCATCTCGTCCGCCGCGGGCAGTGGGAGCTGCCGACCCCCTGTGTCGACTGGGACGTCCGGGGGCTCGTCAACCACGTCGTGGCCGAGAACCTGTGGGCCCCCGAGTTGCTGTCCGGCCGTACGGTCGCCGAGGTGGGGGACGCCTTCGAGGGCGACGTGCTCGGCGACGACCCGGTCAAGGCGTTCGAGGCGTCCGCGCAGGGAGCGGTCCAGGCGGTGTACGCCGAGGGCGCCCTGACCAGCGTAGCCCACCTGTCCTTCGGCGACGTGCTGGGCGAGGAGTACATCACCGAGCTGTTCGCGGACGCGCTGATCCACACCTGGGATCTGGCACGTGCCATCGGCGGGCCGGAACGGCTCGACCCCGAGCTCGTCGCCTCATGCTCGGAGTGGTTCGAGAAAGCACGGGAGGACTACCGCGAGGCGGGAGTGTTCGGGGACGAGCAGGGCGTCCCGGCCGACGCCGACCAGCAGACCCACCTGCTCGCCGCCTGGGGCAGGAACCCCTAA
- a CDS encoding 50S ribosomal protein bL37: MGRRARKSKARKKKKANHGKRPTGR; the protein is encoded by the coding sequence ATGGGCAGACGCGCACGCAAGTCGAAGGCACGCAAGAAGAAGAAGGCCAACCACGGCAAGCGGCCCACCGGCCGATAG